One window of the Rosa rugosa chromosome 3, drRosRugo1.1, whole genome shotgun sequence genome contains the following:
- the LOC133740390 gene encoding glycolate oxidase 1-like has protein sequence MMFKDRNLVTQLVRRAERAGYKAIVLTADTPRLGRRDADIKNRFTMTPSLTLKNFENLDLGKIDETNDFGLASYVAGLFARSLSWKWAVKDRKWYTQQQLDEVRIEVADYLQTAVDSD, from the exons ATG ATGTTTAAAGACAGGAATCTGGTTACACAGCTTGTTAGAAGGGCTGAGAGGGCTGGTTACAAGGCAATAGTCCTCACTGCTGACACTCCAAGGCTCGGGCGCAGGGACGCTGATATCAAGAACAG GTTTACTATGACACCAAGTTTGACATtgaaaaactttgaaaatttgGATCTTGGAAAGATTGATGAG accAATGATTTTGGATTAGCATCATATGTTGCTGGACTATTTGCCCGCTCTCTCAGCTGGAAG tgGGCGGTAAAGGATCGGAAATGGTATACCCAACAACAACttgacgaggtgcgcattgaagtAGCCGACTACTTACAGACTGCTGTAGATTCTGactag